One stretch of Podospora bellae-mahoneyi strain CBS 112042 chromosome 2, whole genome shotgun sequence DNA includes these proteins:
- the DUG3 gene encoding glutamine amidotransferase subunit (COG:M; EggNog:ENOG503NWKE): MCRFLVYKGSDEILLSKLVLDPAHSILKQSFDSRLRLDTRRGQNNADGFGIGFYTDPKLGAAPCLFTSTTPAWNCVNLQRLASKTASHLIFAHVRATTEGSLSEDNCHPFSHGSLIWMHNGGIGGWKQIKRRLGERLADKWYLGVVGGTDSEWAFALFLDTLERMGHNPSSQPADGFGPTVLRKAMLKTIAIINELIDNIPESVIHSENVDTRSLLNFAVSDGHSVICTRYVGSASDEAASLYYSSGTLWETRAPTPDKRDYQMERSDKGADVVLVASEPLSFERENWVNVPTNSILTIHNQTVMVHPIKDQYYHRNPQHRRSAAFVRARGLSANEKTTLRAGISGPIPTIAGPSTTCGPACAPQPQENKQNHPPKRLLGPTIPTFPYARQESSSTVPRTRTPLSHSESSSTLVGGAPPAPEVPTVRQTQPSQGNIKKKRASLSAVDAGGHAGMLGPYLSDTSPVTPEPMPARTEYGNPDKIARMFPELALR; the protein is encoded by the exons ATGTGCCGGTTCCTG GTCTACAAAGGGAGCGACGAGATCTTGCTTTCAAAGCTAGTCCTCGACCCAGCACACTCCATCCTCAAGCAGTCATTTGACTCTCGCCTCCGGCTG GACACTCGACGTGGTCAAAACAACGCCGACGGGTTCGGCATTGGCTTCTACACCGACCCCAAGCTAGGCGCTGCGCCCTGCCTCTTCACCTCGACCACGCCAGCCTGGAACTGCGTCAACCTCCAACGATTAGCTTCCAAGACAGCCTCTCACCTTATCTTCGCTCATGTCCGCGCCACCACCGAAGGGTCACTGAGCGAAGACAATTGCCACCCATTCTCCCACGGCAGCTTGATCTGGATGCACAATGGCGGCATCGGCGGCTGGAAGCAGATCAAGAGGAGGCTTGGCGAGCGGTTGGCCGACAAGTGGTATCTTGGTGTAGTGGGAGGGACCGACAGTGAATGGGCGTTTGCCTTGTTCTTGGACACACTCGAGCGCATGGGACACAACCCCAGCTCCCAGCCAGCCGATGGATTTGGGCCAACGGTTCTTAGAAAGGCGATGCTTAAGACaattgccatcatcaacgaaCTCATCGACAATATTCCCGAGAGTGTTATCCACTCTGAGAATGTCGACACCAGAAGTTTACTCAACTTTGCCGTATCAGACGGCCATAGCGTCATCTGCACCCGCTACGTAGGTAGTGCCTCGGACGAAGCCGCCAGTTTATACTACTCGTCGGGCACACTCTGGGAAACCCGCGCTCCCACCCCCGACAAGAGGGACTATCAAATGGAGCGCAGCGACAAAGGGGCAGATGTAGTTCTAGTAGCCAGTGAACCCCTTTCCTTTGAGCGAG AAAACTGGGTCAACGTCCCAACAAACTCAATCCTCACCATCCACAATCAGACGGTAATGGTTCATCCCATCAAAGACCAATACTACCACcgcaacccccaacaccgccgcTCGGCAGCCTTTGTCCGAGCCCGCGGCCTCTCGGCCAACGAGAAAACCACCCTTCGAGCCGGCATCTCGGGCCCAATTCCCACCATCGCCGGCCCATCCACCACTTGCGGTCCAGCTTGCGCGCCCCAACCTCAAGagaacaaacaaaaccacccaccaaaacgcctcctcggccccaCGATCCCTACCTTTCCTTATGCCCGTCAAGAGAGCAGTTCAACCGTCCCAAGAACACGGACACCACTCTCGCATTCAGAGTCGAGCTCGACGCTTGTCGGCGGggctcctccagcaccggAGGTGCCGACTGTGAGACAAACCCAGCCAAGTCAGGGGaacatcaagaagaagagggcgagCTTGAGCGCGGTGGATGCGGGAGGGCACGCGGGGATGCTGGGGCCGTATTTGAGCGATACCAGTCCTGTGACGCCGGAGCCGATGCCGGCGAGGACAGAGTATGGGAATCCGGATAAGATTGCGAGGATGTTTCCCGAGTTGGCGCTGCGGTAG
- the msp1 gene encoding mitochondrial dynamin GTPase Msp1 (COG:U; BUSCO:EOG09260KUC; EggNog:ENOG503NUQI) translates to MSAQLRAAGAIAPVARRVGLRAVRQFHQFPTGGIQRADLAARDLRRSVQFPAKLYHNAVMVRNASFVRLLPKLAIKFVRIPALFGGLMLGAAGWVQYQAIQLGNSATEMYTNIKTGVTDTAFAIWGTATDIANQTKNGFNEKKGQFTMPEWLENIMKGEGAAGEGSGGPNGGREPPKQSRVAGGAAAAGASAAAYGYGGADEEDDRSPEEVVKDDHMMYITKRMIEIRNLLSRVGQSSSVTLPSIVVIGSQSSGKSSVLEAIVGHEFLPKGSNMITRRPIELTLVNDPQAKVDYGEFPDLGLARVTDFSLIQKTLTELNQSVPESQCVSDDPIRLTIHSPRVPDLSLIDLPGYIQVAGENQPRELKRKISELCDKYIRGPNIILAISAADTDLANSTALQASRRVDPRGERTIGVITKMDLVDPEKGAAILGDKQYPLRLGYVGVISKMPVQTGGLFRRENSNLLASINKNEKAFFNSHPEEFGPNSGTATGTITLRKKLMHVLEQQMSSKLTETTDAITRELEETTYQFKVQYNEQPMSAESYLAASLDDFKHQFHNFANTFGRQQLLELLKDSLDQKVLDQLAARYWNKPIEDLFIAPAEPDSLVDLPKADPKSPYWHRQLDTACSGLTRLGVGRLAATVASNAIQANIDKLLDKSSFAKHPSARQVISEAAALVLADRAYATSDGIEISLKPYKFDPDIQPNEWEKGREHVVGVLQGELEQCQNALKSLESSVGGRKKLREVMGFVDKARKGEIIIEGDHPSGAGGFSAALLARGREAVFLRDRADIINMRIVASKSRKCKSLENKYYCPEIFLDAVATKLAQTAVLFLNVEMLNDFYHRFPREVETKLNEYMNSHGGNGLEKFAREDPKIRRHLDLVQRKELLELVLMKIQDLHRFDAAGNVKADRDYLKKGRQQRGRWSF, encoded by the exons ATGAGCGCACAGCTCCGCGCCGCCGGGGCGATTGCCCCCGTCGCCCGTCGCGTCGGTCTGCGAGCCGTCCGCCAGTTCCATCAGTTTCCCACCGGCGGCATCCAGAGAGCCGACCTCGCCGCCCGTGACCTCCGGAGATCTGTACAGTTCCCGGCCAAGCTGTACCACAATGCTGTCATGGTGCGGAACGCCTCGTTTGTCCGCCTGCTGCCCAAGCTGGCCATCAAGTTCGTCAGGATCCCCGCACTGTTCGGTGGGCTGATGTTGGGTGCGGCGGGATGGGTGCAATATCAAGCTATCC AACTGGGTAACTCTGCCACCGAAATGTACACAAATATCAAGACTGGTGTGACGGACACCGCTTTCGCCATATGGGGAACCGCTACCGATATCGCCAACCAGACCAAAAATGGATTCAACGAAAAGAAGGGACAATTTACGATGCCAGAATGGCTGGAAAATATTATGAAGGGAGAGGGTGCCGCCGGGGAAGGCTCGGGAGGACCAAATGGTGGGCGAGAACCCCCAAAGCAATCTAGAGTGGCCggcggtgctgctgctgcaggaGCTTCCGCGGCAGCTTATGGTTACGGTGGtgccgacgaggaggacgatcGCTCACCAGAGGAGGTTGTAAAGGACGACCACATGATGTACATCACCAAGCGGATGATCGAGATTCGAAACCTCCTCTCGCGAGTTGGGCAATCCAGCAGCGTCACCCTGCCATCCATCGTTGTTATTGGTTCGCAATCATCTGGCAAGAGCTCAGTGCTGGAGGCTATTGTTGGTCACGAGTTTTTGCCCAAGGGTAGCAACATGATCACCCGCCGCCCGATCGAGCTCACCCTTGTGAACGACCCCCAAGCGAAAGTCGACTATGGCGAGTTCCCAGATCTGGGGCTTGCGAGGGTTACCGACTTTTCCTTGATTCAGAAGACCCTGACCGAGCTCAACCAGTCTGTGCCTGAGTCTCAGTGTGTGTCTGACGACCCTATTCGGCTCACCATTCACTCCCCACGAGTTCCGGATCTCTCTCTGATCGATCTTCCTGGCTACATTCAGGTTGCGGGCGAGAACCAGCCGCGTGAGCTTAAGCGCAAGATCTCTGAGCTTTGCGACAAGTACATCCGAGGTCCCAACATTATCCTGGCTATTTCTGCTGCTGACACCGATTTGGCCAACTCTACTGCACTGCAGGCCAGCCGTAGGGTCGATCCAAGGGGCGAACGGACAATCGgcgtcatcaccaagatggaTCTCGTAGACCCAGAGAAGGGTGCCGCCATTCTTGGCGACAAGCAGTACCCTCTCCGTTTGGGCTATGTCGGTGTCATCTCCAAGATGCCCGTCCAGACTGGTGGTCTCTTCAGAAGAGAGAACAGCAACCTCCTGGCGAGCATCAACAAAAACGAAAAGGCTTTCTTCAACTCTCACCCAGAGGAGTTTGGCCCTAACTCGGGGACCGCTACGGGCACTATCACGCTGCGCAAGAAGCTGATGCATGTTTTGGAGCAGCAAATGTCCTCTAAACTCACAGAAACAACAGATGCCATTACTCGTGAGCTCGAGGAGACAACTTACCAGTTCAAGGTCCAGTACAATGAGCAGCCCATGAGTGCCGAGTCCTACCTCGCCGCCAGTCTGGATGACTTCAAGCACCAGTTCCACAACTTTGCCAACACCTTTGGCCGCCAACAGCTGCTGGAACTGCTGAAGGATTCTCTGGACCAAAAGGTGCTCGACCAACTCGCTGCTCGGTATTGGAACAAGCCCATCGAGGATCTTTTCATTGCCCCCGCTGAGCCTGACAGTCTGGTTGACCTCCCCAAGGCCGACCCCAAGTCGCCTTACTGGCACCGCCAGCTTGACACAGCCTGCTCCGGTCTTACACGCCTCGGTGTCGGCCGTCTCGCTGCTACCGTTGCCTCCAATGCCATTCAGGCGAACATTGACAAGCTGCTCGACAAGTCGTCGTTTGCGAAGCACCCATCCGCCCGCCAGGTGATCAGCGAGGCCGCTGCTCTTGTCCTTGCTGACAGGGCGTACGCTACTAGCGATGGCATTGAGATCTCGCTGAAGCCGTACAAGTTTGACCCGGATATTCAGCCCAAtgagtgggagaaggggcggGAGCATGTGGTGGGTGTTCTTCAGGGCGAGCTGGAGCAGTGCCAGAATGCGCTCAAGTCATTGGAGAGCTCGGTTGGTGGGAGGAAaaagttgagggaggtgatgggctTTGTTGacaaggcgaggaagggtGAGATTATCATTGAGGGAGATCACCCCAGCGGTGCGGGCGGTTTCAGCGCGGCGCTGCTCGCGAGAG GCCGTGAAGCCGTCTTCCTCCGCGACCGCGcggacatcatcaacatgcGGATTGTTGCTTCCAAGTCGAGAAAGTGCAAGTCCCTCGAGAACAAGTACTACTGCCCCGAAATTTTTCTGGATGCGGTAGCCACCAAGTTGGCTCAGACGGCGGTGTTGTTCCTCAATGTGGAGATGCTGAATGACTTTTATCATCGGTTcccgagggaggtggagacgAAGCTGAATGAGTATATGAACTCTCATGGGGGCAACGGGCTGGAGAAGTTTGCGAGGGAGGACCCCAAGATTAGGAGGCACTTGGACTTGGTGCAGAGGAAGGAGTTGCTggagttggtgttgatgaagattCAGGACTTGCACCGGTTTGATGCGGCGGGGAATGTGAAGGCGGATAGGGATtatttgaagaaggggaggcagcagagggggaggtggtcgttttag
- the cyn1 gene encoding Cyanate hydratase (COG:H; EggNog:ENOG503P2DV), with translation MADSAPRLAALDDSIVSRLPSYSQSLFAAKTAHELSFSAIAEHLGRSEVAVAALFYGQATASPEDITKLAELLSLPEAQLRKDLGTGFPDRGRSGPMPPVEPLIYRLYEVVQNYGYAFKSVINEKFGDGIMSAICFDTKVEKETVEGADWVVITLRGKWLPFTRF, from the exons ATGGCCGACTCAGCCCCCcgcctcgccgccctcgac GACTCCATCGTCTCCCGCCTCCCCTCCTACTCCCAATCCCTCTTTGCGGCCAAAACCGCCCACGAGctctccttctcggcaatCGCTGAACACCTCGGCCGGTCCGAGGTTGCAGTTGCGGCGCTCTTTTACGGACAGGCGACGGCCTCGCCGGAGGATATCACCAAACTGGCGGAGCTCTTGAGCTTGCCCGAGGCGCAGCTGAGGAAGGATCTCGGGACTGGGTTCCCTGATCGGGGGAGGTCAGGGCCTATGCCGCCGGTTGAACCGCTGATTTACAGGTTGTATGAGGTTGTGCAGAATTACGGGTATGCTTTCAAGAGTGTGATTAATGAGaagtttggggatgggattaTGAGTGCTATTTGCTTTGATACaaaggtggagaaggagacggtggagggcGCGGATTGGGTTGTTATTACGTTGAGGGGAAAGTG GCTGCCTTTCACGAGGTTCTAA
- a CDS encoding hypothetical protein (EggNog:ENOG503P1WZ) — MPHKHTRREKDENTFDLPPTQIAKPLPPTTISKKKENEKNNKKRKPQQPKKGDDPNQQNDAPKPKKRKRGDKNDDVPRAFKRLMAINEGRLPRSGLDNGDAPKKKKKGGDIRKPVEKAKETTAEEKREELKIMPGESMAEFNQRVDAALPISGLVTKTKLKDGKDPLGLKVKRTLKEKKMHNMYAEWRMIDAKIKEKREEELEELEEKEMENEAMGVSWKLEQEAGKKKKGKKKTKYIGEDNGPEGDPWAEIKKKRNEGKVGLNEVAQAPPELTKPRMNSLVRGAKVQVADIPKAAGSLRQREELQGIRENVVEQYRKLMEGRRAALAAEGKERDD; from the exons ATGCCGCACAAACACACCCGTCGCGAGAAGGACGAAAACAC cttcgacctccccccaacccaaatAGCCAAaccactcccacccaccaccatctccaaaaagaaagaaaacgagaaaaacaacaagaaaagaaaaccccaGCAGCCAAAGAAGGGCGATGATCCAAATCAGCAAAATGAcgcccccaaacccaaaaagagaaaacgCGGCGACAAGAATGACGATGTGCCTCGTGCTTTCAAGAGGTTGATGGCTATCAATGAGGGGAGGTTACCGCGCTCGGGGTTGGATAATGGTGAtgcgccaaagaagaagaagaagggaggggaCATCAGGAAGCCAGTGGAAAAGGCGAAGGAGACGACcgcagaggagaagagggaagagcTCAAGATCATGCCGGGAGAGTCCATGGCCGAGTTCAACCAGCGTGTTGATGCTGCGCTGCCGATTAGTGGCTTGGTTACCAAGACTAAGCTCAAGGACGGGAAGGATCCGTTAGGGCTCAAGGTGAAGAGGacgttgaaggagaagaagatgcaTAATATGTATGCCGAGTGGAGGATGATTGATGcgaagatcaaggagaagagggaggaggaacttgaggagctggaggagaaggagatggagaatgAGGCTATGGGGGTTTCTtggaagctggagcaggaagctgggaagaagaagaaggggaagaagaagacaaagtATATTGGGGAGGATAATGGGCCCGAGGGGGATCCGTGGGcggagatcaagaagaagaggaatgAGGGGAAGGTTGGGTTGAATGAGGTTGCGCAGGCGCCGCCCGAGTTGacgaagccgaggatgaaTAGCTTGGTGAGGGGGGCGAAGGTGCAGGTTGCGGATATTCCAAAGGCGGCGGGGAGTttgaggcagagggaggagttgcAGGGGATTAGGGAGAATGTGGTGGAGCAGTATCGCAagctgatggaggggaggagggcggcgttggctgcggaggggaaggagagggatgatTAG